AGGTTCCTATTACTGTTGTCAATATCACCCAGCTCTCGTTGTATCGCAAGGATGCACACACCTCGATTTATAAGGAGCTGCGGTACAACTTGACACCTGCGCAAGTGGCGAACCCTAGAAGCTATGCCGATTGCAACCATTGGTGTTTGCCTGGCCTTCAGGATACTTGGAATGAACTCTTGTATACCAAACTCTTCTTTCTGTGAGAGCTATTCCGATCACTCTCCTCGTCATCTCTGGGTTTTAATTTAGAAGATTATTTGTAgatactttcttcatgatcctTGATTTACTTTTGTGTTTGTTGATCCGTCGcatttattttatctatttgTAATTTGCATTTATATGTACTGCATATTTGCATTTTCTTCATGGCAATTTATTAAAGCATCACCTCTAAAtcgttttgtttttgtttttttttaagaatttatACCAGAAGTACTGGGATTTGAACCAGTGACTATTATAAAGTCACATTGCACCATAATATTCGCTGCTCTAATCCCTATATACGGGTATGAGAGAGTTGGAGAGATTTGTAGGGGCCCTGGTTGCTCATTTAAATCAAATGTTCAACCCAAATTTGGATGTCAAGAGTCAAGGGAAGCAGTTGACGTCCTCTGGCCTAGCTTTAATAACCCAACAACCTCCCTCTCGCCTTAATTAGCCCCACGCCCTACTCGTTCCCTTCCTAAGAAAGCCCCAAAGGTGCCCGCAACCACCGGTATAAATTCTCTAATACACCCTTTCCTGCACACCAGATCGGATCTGATTGGATCGAAGTGTGTTGGGTTCGATGGGGATCAGGTTCATCAACTTGAACTCaatttgtttattaaatagataactTGATCCAACTATATAACCTGTTCATTAAACAAGCCAAATTAGGTTAAACAGATTAATAGGTTAAGTGGGTTTTAAACGAATTAAATGGATATAAACGAGTTAAGCGGGTTGGATTAAACTAGAGAGAAACTGGTTAAGTAATTTGTTAACGATTAAATATatcttaaataaattaaatagctTAAGTCATgatccaattaattattaaataaataaaaataggtTAAACAATTTAAGGGCCTAAACTTAAATCCAACCCATCTAATAAACAAGTTCAGCCGAATAAATGCTTTATGACCCAAATTTATTTATGTCAAACCAAATCTTAATTGTGGGTCGGATTCAAAGAATGAATTACCACCTTTATGCAAACCTACCATTTATTTCTTTCCCTTAATTTGGAAATCTATTTATTAACCGGACGAAACTTTTGCCAACCATGTATACACTGACTCTGATTTCTGAATACCAATCTGGCACGCTTTCCTCATACGATGGTTCAAGTTTTCAACGGACAAGAAGGCTCATACCAAGAGTCTCTCCCTCCCCAAAAGTTCAGATGAAGCTCCTCTCCATCGCCAATAGGCTGCCCTCCTCCCCCATCTGCCTCGCTGCGCTATCCTTCATCTTCTTTGCAGCCACGCTCTTTGCTGTGGACTTCACTTCCATCCTCAAGCTCTCATTTATAAAGTACCAAGAGATCGGACCCATCGTCAGGGAACAAGAAGCATCGACGTCGGCGCAGGCCAAAATTTCCCAGGAAGGAGACACGGCTGCATTGGCAACTGAGAAGAATATCGGCGTCCCATTTGCCGTTGGAAGGATGGAGAGGTGCGACGTGTTCAGCGGCCGATGGGTCTACGACGAGGCGTCGAGGCCTCTTTACACCGAGAGACAATGCCATTCCATCGATCCCACGACCAACTGCCGAGCTTATGGAAGGCCTGACACCGCATATTTGCATTGGAGATGGCAGCCTCATGGGTGTTCCCTGCCAAGGTGTGATATCAAAGTGCCGACTGATATtgattcttatttatttattattattattttttggctAAAAACGGGCATTTCATACATCACGGTACGAATATACCCAATAGAATCGAAATACAAAATGTCCCAAAGTACTCCGGGCATCTCTCCCTCCGGCCCATCGGTGCTGAGTGGCTCGCTACATAtgccgccacccagtcggccACCCCATTAGCCAGCTCTATGATAAGGACGACAAAATGATTGACAAAGATGACGCGAGTCCACTCGAAACTGGGAAACTCGCAATCAGAAAGTGAGTCAGTGAAATGCATAACCTGAAATGTAACAACCTCCCTCACCGTCAACCAAAAATCGCGGAGCAAGGGATGAGCTCCTCTTCTTTTACTATGGTTTTTTTGAGAAATTCTACTAGGGTATTATAGGATGAAAAATAAGAGAAtgttgaaagaaaagaaaactactTAATCTCAGATGTAGAATAGGTGAGATATTTGGGTACCTTTGTTACTTAAAATCCTTCAGCCTCCCACTGTGCAAAGATAACTCATTTGAATCgaatttaaatttgatttttttttctttttctagctGAAAATTCCAATTTGAATAGGTCATTAGTATCAAGACATTGACTGATTATGTTATGAAACCTTTATTCTTATctggtaaattatttttaacagATAGATTGAAGAATGGATAAATAATGAGGCTCGACATATCAAAAGAACACTCCGCTTTAATTAATGCTGCTAACGTTTTGTCTGCCTCTCTGTAGGGGGGAAAAGAAAGAGCACATCATCATAGTTTGAACGTGCTTGCTCTTGTGATACcattccctccctccctcttatGAGTGACTTGATTTGTTCTCAACTTACAGCTTCAATGCTACATTTATGCTTGAAAGGCTTCGAAGTAAAAGAATGCTCTTTGTAGGAGATTCATTGACTCGAGGCCAGTTCAACTCCATGAAATGTCTCCTACGTGATTTCATTCCCAGACACACGAAATCCACGAAACACTTCACTGTTCCGGTAATTAACGTTTAGCATCCCAAGTACAGATTTATACCAGAACCTCTGTCAAAACTAGTCACCAATCTGTATGCATTCACAGGATTACAACCTTACCATTAGGTTCCACTGGGCTCCCTTTCTCGTCACGTCAAACTGCGACCATCCCCGGCTACATCGGGTGCCAGATAGAATAGTTCACGAATATTCTGGATCCATCGAAAAGCAAGCTGAGCGTTGGAGGAAAGCTGATATTATGGTCTTCAACACGTATGCGTGGTGGAAACCAGgggaaaagatgaaaattgtgTAACTTTCTTTTACCATCTCTTTGCAGCAGTTTCTTTTGCTTGCCTTCAATATAAATGGCCGTGATTTACAGGCGACGGAATCAGGATGAGACGGACGTGGAGTTGATGGAAACAGAGGACGCATATCAGCTGGTGTTGAAGAGGATGGTGAGCTGGTTGGAGGAGAACATGGATCCCAACAAGACCAGGGTCTTCTTCACAACCATGTCACCTGCTCATTATAGGTAAAGCCATCTCCATTCATAATAACCTAGGGAGGGTCCAAAACAAAAGACACATTAAGGTCCAACTCACTCTGGTCCATTGAAACTGCTGGTTGTGATAACTTCAGTTTGATATTTCAAGATTTTTCTAGTTAATTTATCTTTACAAAGAAAAgtcattttttaagaaaaactgGTATtttccattatatatatatatatatatatatatatatatatatatattattgatgTTACAAATATTAGCATAATATAATCATTATACATTAGATTAGGGGGGGTGAGGTTTATTAGCATAATAATAAAGTTGCTCCAATATGACCTAGTGttcgaaatatatatatatataaaaaaactttCTGCGCACCTTTTTAATATAACTACTATACATTAGCCTTATGATCTTATGACAAATTCAGAATCCTTACCACCTTAATTACcatcaaatttaaaaaaaatatattttcttttagttAACCAAATTATTCTCTTGGCTGTTAATTTTGAGAGCAAAACTAGCTACTTATACGTCAGCTGTTCGATATCTGAACTCGGATGGCGGCAGGAGTACCGAGTGGGGAGGTAAGCTGGGCGGTAGCTGCTATGGCGAAGCAACTCCAATCTTTGATCCAACATATTGGAGCTCCGCTTCTAGCAAAAGAATGATGGGGGTGGTAGGAGAAGTATTAGGCAGTTCAAAGGTTCCCATCACTATTCTCAACATCACCCAGCTCTCAGCATATCGGAAGGATGCACACACCTCGATCTATAAGAAGCAGCCATACAATCTAACACGAGAGCAACTGGCGAACCCTATAACCTATGCCGACTGCAACCATTGGTGCTTGCCTGGTGTTCAGGATACTTGGAACGAGCTCTTCTACTCCAAGCTCTTCTTTCCCTAGCAGCATGCATGCATGGTT
The Phoenix dactylifera cultivar Barhee BC4 chromosome 3, palm_55x_up_171113_PBpolish2nd_filt_p, whole genome shotgun sequence DNA segment above includes these coding regions:
- the LOC103717514 gene encoding protein trichome birefringence-like 33, whose translation is MYTLTLISEYQSGTLSSYDGSSFQRTRRLIPRVSPSPKVQMKLLSIANRLPSSPICLAALSFIFFAATLFAVDFTSILKLSFIKYQEIGPIVREQEASTSAQAKISQEGDTAALATEKNIGVPFAVGRMERCDVFSGRWVYDEASRPLYTERQCHSIDPTTNCRAYGRPDTAYLHWRWQPHGCSLPSFNATFMLERLRSKRMLFVGDSLTRGQFNSMKCLLRDFIPRHTKSTKHFTVPDYNLTIRFHWAPFLVTSNCDHPRLHRVPDRIVHEYSGSIEKQAERWRKADIMVFNTYAWWKPGEKMKIVRRNQDETDVELMETEDAYQLVLKRMVSWLEENMDPNKTRVFFTTMSPAHYRSTEWGGKLGGSCYGEATPIFDPTYWSSASSKRMMGVVGEVLGSSKVPITILNITQLSAYRKDAHTSIYKKQPYNLTREQLANPITYADCNHWCLPGVQDTWNELFYSKLFFP